The following are encoded in a window of Bdellovibrionales bacterium genomic DNA:
- the tuf gene encoding elongation factor Tu → MSKEKFSRNKPHVNIGTIGHVDHGKTTLTAAITTTLAAAGKAQAMSYDQIDKSPEERERGITISTTHVEYETDVRHYAHVDCPGHADYVKNMITGAAQMDGAILVVSSADGPMPQTREHILLARQVGVPALVVFMNKVDMVDDKELLELVELEVRELLSKYEFPGDEIPIVKGSALKALEGDASEIGRPSIMKLMEACDTYIPTPARAVDKTFLMPIEDVFSISGRGTVVTGRVERGIVKVGEEVEIVGIRPTQKTTVTGIEMFRKLLDEGQAGDNCGVLLRGTKKEEVERGQVLAKPGTIKPHKKFKGEAYILTKEEGGRHTPFFNGYRPQFYFRTTDVTGVCTLKAGTEMVMPGDRVEISVELIAPIAMEKELRFAIREGGRTVGAGVVTEILE, encoded by the coding sequence ATGTCTAAAGAGAAGTTTTCACGTAATAAGCCCCACGTAAACATCGGCACTATCGGTCACGTCGATCATGGTAAAACTACTTTGACTGCTGCGATCACTACGACTTTGGCTGCTGCTGGTAAAGCACAAGCTATGTCTTACGATCAAATCGATAAATCTCCAGAAGAGCGTGAGCGTGGTATCACTATCTCTACAACTCACGTTGAGTACGAAACAGACGTACGTCACTACGCACACGTTGACTGCCCAGGACATGCTGACTACGTAAAAAACATGATCACTGGTGCCGCTCAAATGGACGGCGCGATCTTGGTTGTTTCTTCAGCTGACGGTCCTATGCCACAAACTCGTGAGCACATCCTCTTGGCACGCCAAGTAGGTGTTCCTGCTCTCGTTGTATTCATGAACAAAGTTGACATGGTTGACGATAAAGAACTTCTTGAACTAGTTGAGCTTGAAGTTCGTGAATTGTTGTCTAAATACGAATTCCCTGGCGACGAAATCCCTATCGTAAAAGGTTCGGCTTTGAAAGCTTTGGAAGGCGATGCTTCTGAAATCGGTCGTCCATCTATCATGAAATTGATGGAAGCTTGCGACACTTATATCCCAACTCCAGCTCGTGCAGTTGATAAGACTTTCTTGATGCCAATCGAGGACGTATTCTCTATCTCTGGTCGTGGTACAGTTGTTACTGGCCGTGTTGAGCGTGGTATCGTTAAAGTTGGTGAAGAGGTTGAGATCGTTGGTATCCGCCCTACACAAAAAACAACTGTTACTGGTATCGAAATGTTCCGTAAGCTTCTTGATGAAGGTCAAGCGGGCGACAACTGCGGCGTTCTTCTCCGTGGTACTAAAAAAGAAGAAGTTGAGCGTGGACAAGTTCTTGCTAAACCAGGAACAATCAAGCCTCACAAAAAATTCAAAGGTGAAGCTTACATCCTCACTAAAGAAGAAGGTGGACGTCATACTCCATTCTTCAACGGCTACCGCCCTCAATTCTACTTCAGAACTACAGACGTTACTGGCGTTTGTACTTTGAAAGCTGGAACTGAGATGGTTATGCCTGGTGACCGCGTTGAAATCTCTGTAGAACTTATCGCTCCAATCGCAATGGAAAAAGAACTCCGTTTCGCGATCCGTGAGGGTGGTCGTACAGTAGGTGCAGGCGTTGTTACTGAAATCCTTGAGTAA